In Sphingobacterium thalpophilum, a genomic segment contains:
- a CDS encoding SusC/RagA family TonB-linked outer membrane protein, with amino-acid sequence MNKFLIPLTFMCVHVAHAQESRELKGKVLDAVTLKPVVGATVVVESSAVAEDIGVPNQVQQSALGSLTDAAGEFRLKVPSNLKYVTISYVGYQRIQVPVFQDHKTILLQPSGESLDEVIVTGYTDIKKRKNTTAYNKINVADIKQTGVSSIDEMLAGQVAGLQLSNFSGGPNSAPQIRIRGTVSLNGTQDPLWVIDGLPIEGTEMPNRIDKDNLNSLTNLPIAGINPDDIADITVLKDAAATSIYGARAANGVIVITTKRGKSGPAKLQVSANTFVTERPDYNNLNLMNADEKVDFELLMANRTDLNYRTNKGAIMRILNKADALDAYRSGGLAALSPDVQQSINQLRSQQTDWGKELYRQALNQQYSASISGGNDGHSYYLSSGLYDEKGATKGVDLRRYTLTLNNDFNINDRFKAGINLMGTVSNRQNPIQDRDAFTNPSYYVRSVNPYLSVYDQSGKYNYDPDIEGFEGDTYIPFNAVEERENTKYTFTNKGLKAISYLEYTILPQLSLRTEFGLQFDENGSEKFADQESYNTRKLRAGTRYYDAASKTNKYFLPVGGTVENTHNSIFQYNWKTYLKYNKTWNDRHELEVMGGTELRRSKNTMVTTKGFGYNPATLTTQTIIFPNSTYQNDSRFVQYKKAFIENSYASFYGNATYTLDRKYNVYGSIRYDGSNMFGVDPKYRFLPIWSLSGSWNVLEEEFIKGKTALSDLRVRASYGIQGNVDRNTYPFIVGKYGNTTLLPGNTEGSVVVDMPANDKLRWERTQSYNAGIDLGLWKNRLNITVDYYNRKSTDLIAYSALPLENGFQNVQVNWASARNQGIELTISSRQIQTDKFSWSTDFNIAHNNNKLLKVINNPTAYAPESQAGRPINGLYVLETAGLDKDGVMQFRNQDGSVASMEEFYGLYDPWADFLPGYTSQTDMSAATYRSKFKYAGSKDPKFIGGMTNRFRYGQFDLAISAVFNLERWASRTPTYNPAKVDRGQNYTKDLLMALQGKAALPALGSINSELNERWMAYAWMESNDPINSFKQYDIWAKKMSYIRINSIRLGYTLPAALSKKIGTSNLRVNVEGRNLFVFGTNYDGYFDPETYGDYYAQPISKSFAFGLSASF; translated from the coding sequence ATGAATAAGTTTTTAATACCGTTGACCTTCATGTGTGTGCACGTTGCGCATGCGCAGGAATCCAGAGAATTGAAAGGAAAGGTTCTGGATGCGGTCACGCTAAAACCTGTCGTGGGGGCGACAGTTGTCGTTGAAAGTTCGGCAGTAGCAGAAGATATCGGTGTACCTAATCAGGTGCAGCAGTCGGCATTGGGTTCATTGACCGATGCGGCTGGAGAATTTCGCTTAAAAGTGCCTAGTAATTTAAAATATGTAACGATTAGCTATGTCGGGTACCAGCGTATTCAGGTGCCGGTATTTCAGGATCATAAGACAATCTTGCTTCAGCCAAGTGGTGAATCTTTGGATGAGGTGATCGTAACAGGTTATACGGATATCAAAAAACGTAAGAATACGACGGCTTACAATAAAATCAATGTCGCTGATATCAAACAAACAGGAGTTTCATCGATCGACGAAATGTTGGCCGGTCAGGTCGCAGGTTTGCAACTGAGTAATTTTAGTGGCGGCCCCAATAGTGCTCCTCAGATTCGTATCCGTGGTACAGTATCACTCAATGGAACACAAGATCCATTATGGGTAATTGATGGTTTGCCCATTGAGGGAACTGAAATGCCTAATCGAATTGATAAGGACAACCTCAATAGCTTGACAAATCTTCCTATTGCGGGTATCAATCCTGATGATATCGCCGATATTACAGTATTAAAAGATGCAGCGGCAACATCGATTTATGGTGCCCGGGCAGCAAATGGGGTCATTGTGATTACCACAAAAAGAGGTAAATCTGGTCCCGCAAAATTGCAGGTCTCAGCAAATACCTTTGTGACCGAACGCCCAGATTACAACAATCTCAATCTGATGAATGCTGACGAGAAGGTTGACTTTGAGTTATTGATGGCAAACCGCACGGATCTAAATTATCGTACGAACAAAGGTGCGATTATGCGGATACTAAACAAAGCAGATGCACTGGATGCTTATCGTTCGGGTGGTTTAGCGGCTTTGTCGCCGGACGTGCAGCAGTCAATCAATCAATTGCGTTCACAACAAACAGACTGGGGGAAAGAACTTTATCGTCAGGCGCTGAATCAGCAGTATTCTGCATCTATTTCGGGTGGTAATGACGGACATAGCTATTATTTGTCCAGTGGTTTGTACGATGAAAAAGGAGCTACGAAAGGTGTAGATCTACGCCGCTATACATTGACATTAAATAACGATTTTAATATTAATGATCGATTTAAAGCAGGTATTAATCTAATGGGGACGGTTTCAAACCGACAAAATCCAATTCAGGATCGCGATGCTTTTACAAACCCAAGTTATTATGTGCGTTCGGTTAATCCTTATCTGTCGGTCTATGATCAGTCAGGAAAGTATAACTATGATCCCGATATTGAAGGGTTTGAGGGCGATACTTATATTCCTTTTAATGCGGTTGAAGAACGAGAAAATACCAAATATACATTTACGAATAAAGGACTTAAGGCGATTAGCTATTTGGAGTACACCATCCTGCCACAACTATCATTACGAACCGAATTCGGCTTGCAATTTGACGAGAACGGATCGGAGAAATTTGCGGATCAGGAAAGCTATAATACACGTAAATTACGTGCCGGTACGCGCTATTATGATGCTGCCAGTAAGACAAATAAATATTTCTTACCTGTAGGCGGGACGGTGGAAAATACCCATAATAGTATTTTCCAATACAATTGGAAAACTTACCTCAAGTACAATAAAACGTGGAACGATCGCCATGAATTGGAAGTAATGGGAGGGACGGAGTTACGAAGAAGCAAAAATACAATGGTGACTACGAAGGGGTTTGGTTATAATCCAGCAACATTGACTACCCAGACGATTATTTTTCCAAATAGTACCTATCAAAATGATTCTAGGTTTGTGCAATATAAAAAAGCATTTATCGAGAACTCATATGCTTCTTTTTATGGTAACGCAACATATACACTGGATCGTAAGTATAATGTGTATGGAAGTATTCGTTACGATGGTTCAAACATGTTTGGTGTGGATCCAAAATATCGATTTTTACCAATTTGGTCACTTTCAGGATCGTGGAATGTGCTAGAAGAAGAGTTTATCAAAGGAAAAACAGCCTTGTCTGATCTTCGTGTACGTGCTTCTTACGGTATCCAAGGGAATGTGGACCGTAATACCTATCCTTTTATTGTCGGTAAATATGGTAATACCACGCTTCTTCCCGGTAACACTGAGGGGTCTGTGGTTGTTGATATGCCTGCCAATGATAAATTACGTTGGGAACGTACTCAATCCTATAATGCCGGAATTGATTTGGGGTTATGGAAAAATCGATTAAACATTACAGTCGACTATTATAACAGAAAAAGTACAGATCTCATCGCATATAGTGCACTGCCTTTGGAAAATGGTTTTCAGAATGTGCAGGTTAACTGGGCTTCAGCACGTAATCAAGGTATTGAGTTGACGATTTCAAGCCGTCAGATTCAGACAGATAAGTTTTCTTGGTCAACGGACTTCAATATTGCACACAACAATAATAAATTATTGAAAGTAATCAACAATCCAACGGCTTATGCGCCAGAATCTCAGGCTGGTCGACCAATTAATGGTTTATATGTATTGGAAACTGCTGGTTTGGACAAAGATGGTGTGATGCAGTTTAGAAACCAGGATGGTTCGGTTGCGAGTATGGAAGAGTTTTATGGGCTCTACGATCCTTGGGCTGATTTCTTGCCAGGATATACTTCTCAGACAGATATGTCGGCGGCAACTTATCGTTCCAAGTTTAAATATGCTGGTAGTAAAGATCCTAAATTCATTGGCGGGATGACCAATCGTTTTCGTTATGGACAATTTGATTTGGCTATCTCTGCGGTATTTAATTTAGAACGCTGGGCGAGTCGTACGCCAACTTACAATCCTGCCAAAGTAGATCGTGGACAGAATTATACGAAGGATCTGTTGATGGCCTTGCAGGGTAAAGCCGCTTTACCAGCATTGGGAAGTATCAATTCTGAATTAAACGAACGCTGGATGGCCTATGCCTGGATGGAAAGCAACGACCCAATTAATTCGTTTAAACAATATGATATTTGGGCAAAGAAAATGAGTTATATCCGCATCAATAGCATTCGTTTAGGCTACACCTTACCGGCTGCACTAAGTAAAAAGATTGGTACAAGCAATCTACGCGTGAATGTAGAAGGACGTAACCTGTTTGTTTTTGGAACAAATTACGATGGGTATTTTGATCCCGAAACTTATGGCGATTATTATGCGCAGCCAATCAGTAAATCGTTTGCCTTTGGTCTTTCCGCAAGTTTTTAA